One segment of Moorella sp. E308F DNA contains the following:
- the minD gene encoding septum site-determining protein MinD: MGEVIVITSGKGGVGKTTTTANLGTGLASLGKKVVLVDTDIGLRNLDVVMGLENRIVYDLLDVVEGRCRLKQALIKDKRLENLYLLPANQTRDKTAVSRQQMIDLVAQLREEYEFVLIDCPAGIEMGFKNAIAGAEKALVVTTPEVAAVRDADRIIGLLEAAEMEAPRLIINRLRPDMVRKGDMMDIEDMLEILAIDLIGVVPEDEYIVISTNRGEPAVLDKHSRAGQAYRNIARRLLGEEVPFLNWDAGSGIMARLRRLIGLG, translated from the coding sequence ATGGGTGAAGTGATTGTCATCACTTCCGGTAAGGGCGGGGTTGGCAAAACAACTACTACAGCCAACCTCGGTACCGGCCTGGCCAGTCTGGGTAAGAAAGTTGTTTTAGTTGATACGGATATTGGTTTAAGAAATCTGGATGTGGTCATGGGCCTGGAAAACCGGATTGTGTATGATCTTCTTGATGTCGTCGAGGGCCGTTGCCGCTTAAAGCAGGCTTTAATTAAGGATAAAAGGCTGGAAAACCTCTACCTTTTACCAGCCAACCAGACCAGGGACAAGACAGCCGTCAGCCGCCAGCAGATGATTGACCTGGTGGCCCAGTTACGCGAGGAATATGAATTTGTGTTAATCGACTGCCCGGCCGGAATTGAAATGGGCTTTAAAAATGCCATCGCCGGGGCGGAAAAGGCCCTGGTGGTTACCACACCGGAAGTTGCCGCCGTCCGGGATGCCGACCGCATTATCGGGCTCTTAGAAGCAGCCGAAATGGAGGCTCCGCGCTTGATTATCAATCGCCTGCGGCCGGATATGGTGCGCAAGGGCGACATGATGGACATCGAGGATATGCTGGAGATCCTGGCTATTGATCTCATCGGCGTGGTGCCGGAAGACGAGTATATCGTTATTTCCACCAATCGCGGCGAACCGGCAGTTCTGGATAAGCATTCCCGGGCCGGCCAGGCCTACCGTAATATCGCCCGCCGTCTTTTAGGAGAAGAAGTTCCCTTCTTGAACTGGGACGCGGGGAGCGGCATCATGGCCAGGCTCCGCAGACTGATTGGCCTGGGTTAG
- the radC gene encoding RadC family protein, producing the protein MTGEAAKGTTIKEMPADLRPRERLLSSGPQALSNAELLAILIRTGTRTETAIDVARRLLSRPEGLQYLAAASLEELQKEKGIGLAKAAELKAALELGRRLAAFNLSRTVIKNPWDVAGLLMDEMRYLDRENFRTVSLNTKNQVIGIDSVSVGSLNSSPAHPREVFKDPIRRSAAAIILVHNHPSGDPTPSQEDLLVTRRLVEAGQILGIEVLDHLIIGDGRFISLKERNLL; encoded by the coding sequence ATGACCGGGGAAGCAGCGAAAGGGACCACCATTAAAGAGATGCCGGCCGATTTGCGGCCCCGGGAAAGACTATTGAGCTCCGGGCCCCAGGCCCTGTCCAACGCCGAGCTTTTGGCCATCCTCATCCGGACGGGTACCAGGACCGAGACGGCCATCGACGTAGCAAGACGCCTGCTCTCCCGGCCCGAAGGGCTCCAGTACCTGGCCGCGGCTTCCCTGGAAGAGTTACAAAAAGAAAAAGGTATTGGGCTGGCCAAAGCAGCCGAGCTGAAAGCCGCTCTGGAACTTGGCCGGCGCCTGGCCGCCTTTAACCTATCCCGGACGGTGATTAAGAACCCGTGGGATGTAGCCGGCCTCCTCATGGACGAAATGCGCTACCTGGACCGGGAAAATTTCCGTACCGTTTCCCTGAATACTAAAAACCAGGTAATAGGGATAGATAGTGTCTCTGTAGGCAGCCTTAATTCTTCCCCGGCCCATCCGCGGGAGGTCTTTAAAGACCCCATCCGACGCAGTGCTGCGGCCATTATCCTAGTCCATAATCATCCCAGCGGCGACCCCACTCCCAGCCAGGAAGACCTGCTGGTTACCCGGCGCCTGGTGGAGGCCGGCCAGATTTTGGGGATTGAGGTGCTGGATCATCTAATTATCGGCGACGGTCGCTTTATTAGCTTAAAGGAACGAAATTTACTATAG
- the mreC gene encoding rod shape-determining protein MreC yields MGPYRRKLITPLILILAALSIYFIMRWTALERGRLSILEGGLRDALAPAERGITLVVNKTEGWLAAIKNYSRLQAENQALKQEIAALKAANIQLEEYRQENNRLRNLLKFTEVNGNAFDFTVAPVIGRNPSNWYHTLTLGLGSRAGLQKDQVVVTSQGVVGRIVAVTPRTAEVLLILDREGALGGMIQVNRTPGIVEGSPDYRGYLQMIHIARDAPVMENQVVVTSGLGGIFPKGLLLGTVVKVLPEPDGLMKRAIIEPSVDFDRLEEVLVITRVKGGIEDAVPGAGASGAGRTYPGGNPATGL; encoded by the coding sequence TTGGGCCCTTATCGGCGGAAGCTCATTACCCCTCTCATCTTGATCCTGGCTGCCTTAAGTATTTATTTCATCATGCGCTGGACGGCCCTGGAACGGGGGCGCTTAAGCATTTTAGAAGGAGGCTTGCGGGATGCCCTGGCTCCGGCCGAAAGGGGTATTACCCTGGTGGTAAACAAAACCGAGGGGTGGCTGGCGGCAATCAAGAATTACAGCCGCCTCCAGGCCGAGAACCAGGCCTTGAAGCAGGAAATAGCTGCTTTAAAGGCGGCTAACATCCAGCTGGAAGAATACCGCCAGGAAAACAACCGCCTGCGCAACCTCCTTAAATTTACGGAAGTAAACGGCAATGCCTTTGACTTTACCGTGGCCCCGGTCATCGGCCGCAACCCTTCCAACTGGTACCATACCCTTACCCTGGGCCTTGGCTCCAGGGCAGGATTGCAAAAAGACCAGGTGGTAGTCACCTCCCAGGGAGTGGTCGGCCGGATCGTTGCCGTCACACCCCGGACGGCGGAAGTCTTGCTCATCCTGGACCGTGAAGGAGCCCTGGGTGGTATGATCCAGGTTAACCGGACGCCAGGCATCGTCGAGGGGAGCCCTGATTACCGCGGCTACCTGCAAATGATTCATATCGCCCGCGATGCCCCGGTAATGGAAAATCAGGTAGTCGTCACTTCCGGCCTGGGCGGTATTTTCCCCAAGGGCTTACTCCTGGGAACGGTGGTCAAAGTTTTGCCCGAGCCCGACGGGCTTATGAAACGGGCCATTATCGAACCATCGGTAGATTTTGACCGGCTGGAAGAAGTCCTGGTCATTACGCGGGTCAAGGGGGGCATTGAAGATGCAGTTCCTGGGGCTGGTGCTTCTGGGGCTGGCAGGACTTATCCTGGAGGCAACCCTGCTACCGGCCTTTAA
- a CDS encoding Maf family protein: protein MNRLILASASPRRRELLQRIGLNFEVRPSQVDENNFRDLPPAARVEHLALAKARAVAQACKEGLVLGADTIVVCRGQVLGKPASAAEAAAMLSFLSGRTHTVYTGVAVVRAPGGEEKFTHSRTEVTFRHLDPAVISAYVATGEPLDKAGAYGIQGRGALLVERINGDYFNVVGLPLVKVVELLEEFGVDVWGGERE, encoded by the coding sequence GTGAATAGGTTAATTCTGGCTTCGGCCTCGCCGCGACGAAGGGAACTTTTGCAACGCATAGGTTTAAACTTCGAAGTCCGCCCCAGCCAGGTGGATGAAAATAACTTCAGGGACCTGCCGCCGGCGGCCAGGGTAGAGCACCTGGCCCTGGCCAAGGCCCGGGCCGTGGCTCAAGCATGTAAAGAAGGCCTGGTACTCGGTGCCGATACCATTGTCGTCTGCCGGGGGCAGGTTCTGGGTAAACCGGCCTCAGCGGCAGAAGCCGCGGCGATGCTTTCCTTTTTAAGCGGCCGCACCCATACAGTTTATACCGGGGTAGCGGTTGTCAGGGCCCCGGGCGGCGAGGAAAAGTTTACCCACTCGCGCACCGAAGTAACCTTCCGCCACCTGGACCCCGCCGTAATTTCTGCCTACGTAGCCACAGGTGAACCCCTGGATAAAGCCGGAGCCTACGGCATCCAGGGACGTGGCGCCCTGCTGGTGGAAAGGATCAACGGCGACTACTTTAACGTCGTCGGCTTGCCCTTGGTAAAAGTGGTGGAGCTCCTAGAAGAGTTTGGCGTGGATGTGTGGGGAGGAGAGAGAGAATGA
- the minC gene encoding septum site-determining protein MinC: protein MPAARGKPGSDNHTFLVCRTVRSGQRLEYPGNVVVMGDVHPGGEIVASGHVIVMGTLKGVVHAGAEGNEKAVVMAFRLQPTQLRIAGYITRAPDDEVQDVMGEPEIARIQDEAVVIEKYQPGGEKRWLSRSMIEEEEEQNG, encoded by the coding sequence ATGCCGGCTGCCAGGGGAAAACCGGGGTCGGACAACCATACCTTTCTGGTCTGCCGCACAGTGCGTTCCGGCCAGAGGTTAGAGTACCCCGGAAATGTGGTAGTTATGGGCGACGTTCATCCTGGCGGGGAAATAGTGGCCAGCGGCCATGTTATTGTCATGGGCACCTTAAAGGGAGTAGTCCATGCCGGGGCTGAAGGCAATGAAAAGGCTGTGGTCATGGCCTTCCGGCTCCAGCCCACTCAGCTGCGGATTGCCGGCTACATTACCAGGGCTCCCGATGATGAGGTCCAGGATGTCATGGGAGAACCGGAGATCGCCCGCATCCAGGATGAAGCAGTCGTCATTGAAAAATACCAGCCCGGCGGCGAAAAGCGATGGTTAAGCAGGAGCATGATTGAGGAAGAGGAGGAACAAAATGGGTGA
- the mrdA gene encoding penicillin-binding protein 2 encodes MGDQEKENWKLKLSRRLNGYLVILIFIFILLTSRLFFLQIVNAQEFSKQSAENRIRINPIEARRGDILDRNGQVLATSQPVYVVTIRSMPNQDLDGVINNLSALLEDPELTPAAIKELIKNNPIRYRSTEIKRLPASDPVAIATVTRLEEHRQDLPGVNIIEEPQRYYPYGPLAGHLLGYVGQITQQELEDRKEENYGLNDKIGKSGIEAFLEYSNEGGREIGLRGKKGAEQVEVDAYNRKVRDLVTLPPTPGDTVQLTIDLRLQQTLEKAMDQVIAATKKKNPKAGGGAAVVLDVKTGAILAMASKPDMDPNDFVNGNYTRKQGYYNNPRLKPLFNRAIQGIYPPGSTFKPITAMAALDAGVVKPQDTIYDSGRYWKPGGITCWAVHGNVNLYRGMAVSCNTYFQWAGELAGIDKIDEVARQFGLGEPTGVIGLRGEAAGILPSPEWKKEINAPYWDRWLKNQEDRIEKKYAGLLAAAAPEEKSKLLEQKERELKQVKAEYQINYNFNTTWQPFNTYNTSIGQGDNNYTIIQLANYIATLANGGTRWRPYLVDKVIGADGSLKKQYHPEVAGRVTISQEAMAQVRQAMLEVTRASDGTASFLFRDFPPELQVAAKTGTAQTGLAGDDRNSDFYGLFVAFAPFDDPQIAIAVIIEYAQHGGDSAGVVARAVLAQYFGLTDILNKPFNGVSVE; translated from the coding sequence ATGGGGGACCAGGAAAAGGAAAACTGGAAGCTGAAACTCTCCAGGCGCCTCAATGGCTACCTGGTAATTCTTATCTTTATCTTTATCCTCTTGACCTCCCGCCTGTTTTTTCTCCAGATTGTCAATGCCCAGGAATTCAGCAAACAGTCGGCCGAGAATCGCATCCGCATAAACCCCATTGAAGCCCGCCGGGGCGATATCCTGGATAGGAACGGCCAGGTCCTGGCCACCAGCCAGCCGGTATATGTGGTGACCATTCGCAGCATGCCCAACCAGGATCTGGATGGAGTCATTAACAACCTCTCCGCCCTGCTGGAGGACCCGGAGTTGACACCGGCGGCTATTAAAGAATTGATCAAAAATAACCCTATCCGTTACCGGTCGACGGAGATCAAAAGGCTCCCGGCCAGCGACCCGGTGGCCATTGCCACTGTGACCAGACTCGAGGAGCACCGCCAGGACCTGCCGGGGGTAAATATTATTGAGGAACCCCAGCGTTATTACCCCTATGGACCCCTGGCCGGCCATCTCCTGGGTTACGTCGGCCAGATAACCCAGCAGGAACTAGAAGACAGGAAAGAAGAAAATTACGGCCTCAACGATAAAATAGGCAAGAGCGGTATTGAAGCCTTCCTGGAATACAGTAACGAGGGCGGCCGGGAAATAGGCCTGCGCGGCAAGAAAGGCGCCGAGCAGGTGGAGGTTGACGCCTATAACCGTAAGGTCCGGGACCTGGTAACTCTGCCGCCCACACCGGGCGATACTGTTCAGCTCACCATTGACCTGCGGCTCCAGCAAACACTGGAAAAGGCCATGGACCAGGTGATTGCTGCTACAAAGAAAAAGAACCCCAAGGCCGGCGGCGGGGCGGCGGTAGTCCTGGATGTCAAGACCGGGGCGATCCTCGCTATGGCCAGCAAGCCCGATATGGATCCCAATGACTTTGTTAACGGCAACTATACCAGGAAGCAGGGCTATTATAACAACCCGCGCCTGAAACCCCTTTTCAACCGGGCCATTCAGGGGATTTACCCGCCGGGTTCGACCTTTAAGCCTATTACGGCCATGGCGGCCCTGGATGCCGGCGTGGTTAAGCCTCAGGATACCATTTACGACAGCGGCCGTTACTGGAAACCGGGTGGCATTACCTGCTGGGCGGTTCACGGCAATGTTAATTTATACCGGGGCATGGCCGTCTCCTGCAACACCTATTTCCAGTGGGCCGGGGAACTGGCCGGAATCGATAAAATCGACGAGGTGGCGCGGCAATTCGGCCTGGGAGAACCTACCGGGGTTATCGGCCTCCGGGGTGAAGCAGCGGGCATCCTGCCTTCACCAGAATGGAAAAAAGAGATTAATGCCCCATACTGGGACCGGTGGTTAAAAAATCAAGAAGACCGCATCGAAAAGAAGTATGCCGGTTTACTTGCGGCAGCCGCCCCGGAGGAAAAAAGCAAGCTGCTTGAGCAGAAGGAAAGGGAACTAAAGCAGGTTAAGGCCGAGTACCAGATAAACTATAACTTTAATACTACCTGGCAGCCCTTTAATACCTATAACACCTCCATAGGCCAGGGCGATAATAATTACACCATCATCCAGCTGGCCAACTATATAGCCACTCTGGCCAACGGCGGTACCCGCTGGCGCCCCTACCTGGTAGATAAGGTAATTGGCGCCGACGGCTCGTTAAAAAAACAATACCACCCCGAGGTGGCCGGGAGGGTTACGATCTCTCAAGAAGCTATGGCCCAGGTACGGCAGGCCATGCTGGAAGTGACCCGGGCGAGTGATGGTACTGCCAGTTTCCTCTTTCGCGATTTCCCGCCCGAACTTCAGGTGGCGGCCAAGACCGGCACCGCCCAGACAGGGCTGGCCGGTGACGACAGAAATAGCGATTTTTACGGGCTCTTTGTGGCCTTTGCTCCCTTCGATGACCCGCAGATTGCTATCGCGGTTATCATCGAATACGCCCAGCACGGCGGTGATTCCGCCGGTGTGGTGGCCCGGGCAGTCCTGGCCCAGTACTTTGGCCTGACGGATATCTTAAATAAGCCTTTTAACGGCGTTTCCGTGGAATAA
- a CDS encoding rod shape-determining protein: protein MLFARDLGIDLGTANTLVHVRNKGIVLREPSVVAIQRGTGNVLAVGEEAKRMIGRTPGNIVAIRPLKDGVIADFDVTQSMLRYFIEKSISKGFLVRPRVVVGVPSGVTAVEARAVREAAFQAGAKEAYLIEEPMAAAIGAGLPVYEPTGNMIVDIGGGTTEVAVISLGGIVTSRSIRIGGDEMDEAITQYIKRTYNLMIGERTAEEIKIELGAAFFGDTEEDSARKDRTYAVRGRDLVTGLPKTIEITATEVQEALAEPVAAILEAIKVCLERTPPELAADLMDRGIVLAGGGSLLWGLDRLVSQETGMPVNMAEDPLTAVAIGTGKVLENIEVLKRVLLPAQRVG from the coding sequence ATGCTTTTCGCCCGGGATCTCGGGATTGACCTGGGGACGGCCAATACCCTGGTTCATGTCCGCAACAAGGGCATTGTTCTCCGGGAACCATCGGTGGTCGCCATCCAGCGGGGAACGGGGAATGTCCTGGCCGTTGGTGAAGAAGCCAAGCGGATGATTGGCCGGACCCCTGGTAATATTGTTGCCATCCGCCCTTTAAAGGACGGTGTCATTGCCGATTTCGATGTTACCCAGAGCATGCTGCGGTATTTTATTGAGAAATCCATTTCCAAGGGATTCCTGGTTCGGCCGCGGGTAGTGGTAGGTGTTCCTTCCGGCGTTACGGCTGTGGAAGCGCGGGCCGTCCGGGAAGCTGCCTTCCAGGCCGGGGCCAAGGAAGCCTACCTGATTGAGGAACCTATGGCGGCAGCCATCGGTGCCGGATTGCCGGTTTACGAGCCGACGGGCAACATGATTGTTGATATTGGCGGCGGTACCACCGAGGTAGCCGTTATCTCCCTGGGAGGTATTGTCACCAGCCGTTCCATTCGCATTGGCGGCGATGAAATGGATGAGGCCATCACTCAGTATATCAAGCGTACCTACAACTTGATGATCGGCGAGCGGACGGCGGAGGAGATCAAGATTGAGCTGGGAGCGGCCTTTTTTGGTGATACTGAAGAGGACAGCGCCCGCAAAGATCGCACCTATGCCGTCCGCGGCCGGGATCTGGTCACCGGGCTACCCAAGACCATTGAGATTACGGCAACTGAAGTCCAGGAAGCCCTGGCGGAACCGGTGGCCGCCATCCTGGAGGCCATTAAGGTCTGCCTGGAAAGGACGCCCCCCGAGCTTGCTGCCGACCTTATGGACCGGGGCATCGTCCTGGCCGGCGGCGGTTCCCTGCTCTGGGGTCTGGACCGCCTGGTGAGCCAGGAAACAGGCATGCCTGTGAATATGGCCGAAGACCCCTTGACAGCCGTGGCTATAGGTACGGGTAAGGTCCTGGAAAATATTGAAGTACTGAAACGAGTGCTTTTACCGGCGCAGCGCGTAGGTTAA
- the mreD gene encoding rod shape-determining protein MreD, translating to MQFLGLVLLGLAGLILEATLLPAFKMAGVKADLLTVFLTIFAFLKGAPRGAAMGFIYGLLEDFYLAKFLGLNALTRMATGYLVGLSKDWLNHDNLLGPGILTFLATIGQGFLFLLVGHLAGFKYPWLAGMLTVVLPMAFYNGSLALLGYSLYQGGAAWGTRKRKTGS from the coding sequence ATGCAGTTCCTGGGGCTGGTGCTTCTGGGGCTGGCAGGACTTATCCTGGAGGCAACCCTGCTACCGGCCTTTAAGATGGCAGGAGTTAAGGCCGACCTGCTAACTGTTTTCCTGACCATTTTTGCCTTCCTTAAAGGGGCACCCCGGGGAGCTGCCATGGGTTTTATCTATGGGCTGTTGGAAGACTTTTATCTGGCTAAATTCTTAGGCCTCAATGCCCTGACCAGGATGGCTACCGGTTACCTGGTGGGTTTAAGTAAAGACTGGTTAAACCATGATAACCTGCTGGGTCCCGGTATCCTCACTTTTCTAGCGACCATTGGTCAGGGGTTTTTATTTTTACTGGTGGGGCATCTTGCTGGATTTAAATATCCCTGGCTGGCCGGGATGTTAACCGTCGTTTTGCCTATGGCCTTTTATAACGGCAGCCTGGCTCTGTTGGGATACAGTTTATATCAAGGGGGAGCAGCATGGGGGACCAGGAAAAGGAAAACTGGAAGCTGA